One Pecten maximus chromosome 7, xPecMax1.1, whole genome shotgun sequence genomic window carries:
- the LOC117330955 gene encoding uncharacterized protein LOC117330955 has protein sequence MVKSSAMNGVLLVSILLLMLFSDTDGQTCSIVTDKNSEDLQKALEVGDNMLFMILSFSNASRDIPTSVDYPQPMTWVHVSGNHGKGLLWLRQSFELLSLTSLRYGVARFEIQLSDNPEGCLNTKSTPEVAVDVRDFILNNLADSNTNNTWSGSEICNARFRKGETGTEVYFVCCSKDDVPTCYELKRNDWMDVFFLCIIVLPLVALMFAPLLIPFDLFRDDINDFVFQHKLDSQLHVHVTKRPVDHHEEKTQIEIPQTYFANMPSFSNTLATLNENIKYDCTLEKIHFYVDKDNLIGKDDDPFGPFTMLYDMLARYELRRREFSEGRSCQEYFRILYGKILNTAYLLLIIILVNIPVIIRLAVFFAYVEPQWFIVNSLERLQLNADLLQYNSFGVSVIPRLELYLTYLVLIGLFLLVQFFKIRGTHRVDVVIEILKQCLRDSRKRRIKLAFQTIYKACNSVVTAKTMLGRVLALVYFVLFLPFVIFSFVFYLLPTVNLTCSVPIYLFTFVLSNKCGCLSSSRCVRAVAKYLSDGLGLNPIILYQTDGVDEADDVNDEERSILCSPADMLIILILICSLPLLIFVVLDCMSFYIDISIYVLIGLLLNASFTTKYVILSLMLAFYIRDLFQGVTTRYIKFNNTIITEAMKKTKGDIFRVSLLNENLQKNTAFQLVDETPIGNPDSEQASVMPTDNFCLVHEDGTLSWKTKRLLFFLDRKDTPFIPREFFSEACVFDCLGIPGPLGQNLLDVFNSILRIFFFLFFIMVVALSFGEESDSIGTNQTLTAIAGGLIPWLFRKYLQAPEDIGVDIENLHFREVLNDAIRKYEEEWTVADIEITNVQVSADQAITVTDIEGREMSDKSESNLSKPESFNSFSETVESESDTKEELPSGNRESTSPKEHVYEQQTKVTSRQFSVSPDHLIILVNKKPARAVVV, from the coding sequence ATGGTAAAGTCTTCCGCTATGAACGGGGTCTTGTTGGTATCCATTCTGTTACTAATGCTGTTTTCTGACACTGATGGACAAACCTGCAGCATTGTTACTGATAAGAACAGCGAGGATTTACAAAAAGCTCTGGAAGTTGGAGACAATATGTTATTCATGATACTTTCATTCAGCAATGCAAGTCGGGATATTCCTACTTCTGTAGACTACCCTCAGCCTATGACTTGGGTCCACGTGTCGGGAAATCATGGCAAGGGTTTACTTTGGCTCAGACAGAGCTTTGAGTTgttatcactgacgagtctgaGATACGGTGTTGCCAGATTTGAAATACAGCTATCCGATAATCCAGAGGGATGTTTAAATACCAAATCGACACCGGAAGTTGCGGTAGATGTTCGAGATTTCATCCTCAACAACCTCGCTGATTCCAACACCAACAACACCTGGTCAGGCAGTGAAATATGCAACGCCAGGTTTAGAAAAGGTGAAACTGGTACCGAAGTGTACTTTGTGTGTTGCTCAAAGGATGATGTTCCCACGTGCTATGAACTAAAACGTAATGACTGGATGGATGTTTTCTTTCTATGTATTATCGTGTTACCACTGGTAGCTCTTATGTTTGCCCCATTGCTGATACCGTTCGATCTTTTCCGGGACGACATTAACGACTTCGTTTTTCAGCATAAGTTGGACTCACAGCTTCATGTTCACGTTACTAAACGGCCAGTTGATCATCATGAAGAAAAAACGCAGATAGAGATTCCACAAACGTATTTCGCAAACATGCCAAGTTTCAGTAACACTTTGGCTACATTAAATGAAAACATCAAGTACGACTGTACGCTTGAGAAGATCCACTTTTATGTGGATAAAGATAATTTAATCGGCAAGGATGATGATCCGTTTGGGCCTTTTACAATGCTTTACGACATGCTTGCACGGTACGAACTTAGGCGACGTGAATTTAGCGAAGGAAGGTCATGCCAAGAGTATTTTCGTATCCTTTATGGAAAGATATTGAATACAGCGTACTTACTACTGATTATCATCCTAGTCAACATTCCTGTTATCATCAGATTAGCAGTTTTCTTTGCGTACGTCGAACCCCAATGGTTTATTGTCAACAGCTTAGAGAGACTTCAACTGAATGCTGATCTCCTACAGTACAACAGCTTCGGAGTCAGCGTTATTCCACGCCTGGAATTGTATCTTACATACCTAGTTCTCATCGGTCTGTTTCTGCTTGTTCAGTTCTTTAAGATTCGAGGGACACATCGAGTAGATGTTGTTATTGAAATCCTGAAACAGTGCCTCCGGGATTCGCGTAAAAGGCGGATTAAGTTAGCATTCCAGACGATATATAAAGCGTGTAATTCGGTCGTCACCGCGAAGACCATGCTAGGCCGAGTGCTTGCTCTGGTTTATTTTGTACTGTTTCttccttttgttatttttagctTCGTCTTTTATCTTTTGCCTACGGTTAATCTGACTTGTTCTGTTCCGATCTATCTCTTCACGTTTGTGTTGTCCAACAAGTGTGGATGTCTTTCGAGTAGTAGATGCGTACGAGCAGTCGCAAAGTACCTCTCAGATGGGTTAGGGTTGAATCCTATCATTCTATATCAAACTGACGGAGTAGATGAAGCAGACGATGTAAATGACGAAGAGAGAAGTATACTGTGCTCACCTGCCGATATGCTGATCATACTTATTCTAATCTGCTCATTGCCTTTGCTTATCTTCGTAGTGCTGGATTGTATGTCgttctatatagatatatctatcTACGTCCTGATTGGTCTACTCCTCAATGCatcatttacaacaaaatatgttattttatcGCTCATGCTGGCCTTTTATATCCGCGATTTATTTCAAGGTGTGACAACTCGCTATATTAAGTTCAATAATACCATCATTACAGAAGCAATGAAGAAAACAAAAGGAGACATTTTTAGAGTATCTCTGCTCAATGAAAATCTTCAGAAGAATACAGCTTTTCAGTTGGTTGACGAGACACCTATAGGGAACCCTGATTCGGAGCAAGCGAGCGTCATGCCGACGGATAACTTCTGCTTAGTACATGAGGATGGAACTCTGTCGTGGAAAACAAAacggttgttgttttttcttgaCAGAAAAGACACGCCCTTCATACCAAGAGAATTTTTCTCAGAAGCGTGTGTCTTTGACTGTTTGGGAATTCCCGGACCACTCGGGCAGAATCTCTTAGATGTTTTCAACAGCATCTTGAGGATCTTTTTCTTCCTATTCTTCATCATGGTTGTTGCTCTGTCATTCGGTGAGGAGAGTGATTCTATTGGTACTAATCAAACGCTGACAGCCATCGCGGGGGGTCTAATTCCCTGGTTATTTAGAAAGTATTTACAAGCTCCTGAGGACATAGGGGTCGACATTGAAAACCTCCATTTTCGTGAAGTGTTAAACGATGCTATCAGAAAATACGAAGAGGAATGGACTGTAGCAGATATTGAGATAACAAACGTCCAGGTGTCTGCAGACCAAGCAATCACTGTTACAGACATAGAAGGTCGTGAAATGAGTGACAAGTCTGAGTCAAATCTTTCAAAGCCCGAAAGTTTTAATTCTTTCTCTGAAACAGTTGAGTCAGAATCTGACACAAAGGAGGAATTGCCAAGCGGCAACAGAGAAAGCACTTCTCCAAAAGAACATGTATATGAGCAACAGACTAAAGTAACTTCTCGACAGTTTTCTGTTAGTCCGGATCATTTAATTATTCTAGTGAATAAGAAACCAGCGAGAGCTGTAGTGGTTTAG